From a region of the Impatiens glandulifera chromosome 4, dImpGla2.1, whole genome shotgun sequence genome:
- the LOC124934104 gene encoding solute carrier family 25 member 44-like translates to MAVETDAGPSPELAVLTDTQINWERLNKTRFHVIGAILFTVQQALIHPMSVIKTRIQVDGLGLSQMSGTYVFRHILKTDGISGFFRGFGTSAVGSMPGRVLALTSLEVSKDMMLKHTEGLDMPEASRIGIANGVAGMVSNLVSCIYFVPLDVICQRLMVQGLPGTTQCKGPSDVLQKVMKTEGFRGLYRGFGLTALTQSPASALWWGAYGAAQHMIWRGLGYKDDDGDKRPSHMEMVTVQAGAGMIAGACSSVITTPIDTVKTRLQVMDGYCVGRPSVMKTAKGLIKEDGWWGFYRGFGPRFLNMSLYGTTMIVTYELIKRLSVKNN, encoded by the exons ATGGCCGTAGAAACAGACGCCGGACCTTCTCCAGAACTCGCCGTCCTCACCGACACACAGATCAATTGGGAAAG GTTAAACAAGACAAGGTTTCATGTTATTGGTGCTATCCTTTTCACTGTTCAGCAAGCTTTAATACATCCAATGTCAGTTATAAAGACTAGAATACAAGTAGATGGGTTGGGATTATCTCAAATGAGTGGAACATATGTATTCAGACATATTCTGAAAACAGATGGCATCAGTGGATTTTTCAGAGGGTTTGGAACTTCAGCTGTTGGATCGATGCCTGGTCGAGTCCTGGCTTTGACTTCGTTAGAAGTATCTAAAGATATGATGCTGAAACATACTGAGGGTTTAGATATGCCTGAAGCTTCGAGGATAGGTATTGCAAATGGAGTGGCGGGTATGGTGTCGAACCTAGTTTCTTGCATATACTTTGTGCCTCTTGATGTG ATATGCCAGAGACTAATGGTACAAGGGCTTCCAGGAACTACACAATGCAAAGGACCATCTGATGTTTTACAGAAAGTGATGAAAACAGAAGGATTTCGCGGGCTGTATAGAGGATTCGGGCTAACAGCTTTAACACAATCTCCTGCTTCTGCACTATGGTGGGGTGCCTATGGTGCTGCCCAACACATGATCTGGAG GGGCTTGGGCTataaagatgatgatggagATAAAAGACCATCACATATGGAGATGGTCACAGTACAAGCTGGAGCAGGAATGATAGCTGGTGCTTGTTCTTCAGTCATTACCACACCCATCGATACTGTCAAAACACGACTTCAG GTTATGGATGGTTATTGTGTTGGGAGGCCATCGGTGATGAAGACGGCCAAGGGACTTATTAAGGAAGATGGATGGTGGGGATTCTATAGAGGGTTTGGACCTCGGTTCTTGAATATGTCGCTATATGGAACAACTATGATCGTCACTTATGAACTAATAA AGAGGTTGTCTGTGAAGAACAACTAG